TACTGAAAGTTTCTCCTCTTTTAACTTGAAATGATATGTTATCAACTGCTTTGATTTTATTCTGTGATTTTCTTAATAAATTTCCTTTCTCCGAAAAATATTTTTTTAAATTTTTAACATCTAGTAGAACATCAGTTTCTACGCTCTGTTCCAACAACGTGACCTCCTTTTATTTTCCTTTATTTCTAGTTTAGGCACTTCTTCTAAACAGATACTTGTTGCTAAATTACATCGGGGATGAAATCGGCAACCAATTGGCATATTGTTTATATCTGGAACTGAACCTTCAATAGTATGTAATTTCAACTTGGGTTCTCCTAATTTTGGGATAGACTTCATTAAGGCTTCAGTATACGGATGAATAGGTCTTTCAAATAAATCGTCTATCTTTGCTTCTTCAATTACTTGCCCGGCATACATAACAATAGCCCTATGACATGTTTCTGCAACGACCCCTAAATCATGGGTAATCATAATAACTGTCATATTCAAATTTTGTTGAAGTTCAATTAATAGATTAAGAATTTGGGCTTGAATTGTTACATCTAAGGCCGTAGTAGGCTCATCAGCGATCAATATTTTTGGATTGCAAGCAAGAGCCATTGCTATCATAACCCGTTGTCTCATTCCTCCAGATAATTCATGAGGGTACATATTAAGTTTTTCTTTTGCATCAGGAATTTTTACTTGCTCTAGTATTTCTATAGATTTTTGTCTTATTTCTTTTATACTGAAGTCTGTATGATATTTAAATACTTCATAAATCTGATTACCAATCGTAAATGAAGGATTAAGAGACGTCATTGGTTCCTGAAAAATCATGGATAGTTCTTTTCCTCGAAGCTGATTATATTCTCTGGAAGATAATTTAGTAAGATCTCTTCCGTGGTAATAAATACTACCTGACCCCACCTGCATTGTTTTAGGAAGAAGCCCCATAATAGACAAGGCTGTCATACTTTTGCCACAACCACTTTCTCCTACTATCGCAACAAATTCACCTTGGTTGATTGAAAAACTAACATCATCCAAAACAGCAGAAAATTGATGCTGTACATTTCTCCCTACTCGTAAATTTTTGATTTCTAAAATTACAGACATCTTAATCCCCCTAATTTCGCTGTTTTTTAATATGTGGATCAAAAGCATCCCGAATTGCATCACCCATTACATTAAATGCGATAGAAACAATTAGTAAAGCTAAACCGGGATAAATTACTAAACCGGGAGTTGAGGTGATATATTGAAACCCTTCTTGGATCATATTTCCCCATGTAGGAGTCGGAGGTTGAACACCTACACCAAGGAAGCTTAAACTAGCTTCAATTCGAATAGCAGTTGACATATTAAGAGTAGTGATTACCAAAACGGGGCCTAAAATGTTCGGAAATATATGACTGAGAAGAATTCTTAAGTCTCTACCTCCTATTGAAACAACAGCCTTAATATATTCTTTTTCCTTAACCTCCAAAGTTACTCCTCTAGCCATCCGAGCAACACTGGGAATTAGTCCAATGCTAATAACTACAATAAGTGTTGTCATACTTGGTCCAAGAGCAACTAACACCATTAGTCCAAATAACAACAATGGCAGCATCATAATAGATTCCAAAATACGCATTAATACGTCGTCTAACCATCCCCCCTTGTAAGCTGCGACCATTCCAATAAATCCTCCAACAATACCACTGAGAAATACGGATAAAAATCCAACAAATAATGACGTTTGTGAACCTAGCATTATCCGGCTTAAAATGTCCCTACCAAAGGGATCTGTTCCAAGCCAATGGGATAATGAGGGCTCTTTAGCGCGAGCGGTCACTTCTTGTGCTAGGGGATCATACGGCACGATTACCGGTGCTAAAATTGCGATAAATAATATACCAATCAAAATAAAGAAAGACACCATTCCTAATTTATTTTTCTTAAAAGCCATCCATTCAGCTGACTTTCCTTTTCTTTGAAGGTTTTCCGTTTTGTTTACTTGTAATGAATTTTGAGTGGATTTAGGTTCCTTTGATAATGGTTGGGTCAAATAATTATCTCCTCTCTTATTTTTTCGTTATTTAACTAGGTCTAATTTTGGGATTCACGATTGAATAAGTAATATCAATAATCAAATTTACAATAATAACTAGAGCAGCAAACAATATTAAACATCCCTGAAGAATTGGAAAGTCTCTCGTAGTAATTGCTCCCACCGCTAAACTACCTAGACCTGGACGGCTAAAAATAGTTTCTGTAATAACAGCACCACTTATCAATGCCGTAATGTCTAAACCGATCACTGTAATTACAGGAATTAAACTATTTCTAAGTGCATGTTTAAAAATGACTATTCCAGTCGGTATACCTTTAGCTCGTGCTGTCCGTATATAGTCTTGGTTTACTTCCTCAAGCATACTTGCTCGAGCAATTCTCATAATAACAGCAGAATTAATAAGACCAAGAGTAAAAGAGGGTAGAATTAAATGATACATTGTTCCTAAAAAACCTTCCCCTGCTCCCATAGAAGGAAGCAAGTCTATCTTAAGAGAAAAAATGAGTATAAGTATAATGCCTAGCAAAAAAGCAGGTATAGATACCCATGTAATGGACACTATCCTCACCACAGTATCTATGAATGAATTTGGTCTCAAAGCAGATAAAATCCCACTAGGAATGCCAATTAAACTACCAATAAAAATACTAGTTAAAGTTAGAATTATCGTAGGGCTAAAATTGCTTGCAATCAGGTTAATAACCGGAGTTCCAGATGCTATAGATAAACCAAAATCACCACGTAAAATATCTCCCCAAAAAACTAAATACTGTTGCCATATTGGTGCGTTTAACCCCATTTGCTCACGCAAATTATTCAAAGCTTCCTCGGTTGCATTATCACCTAAAATAGCTAATGCAGGATCTCCGGGAAGAACCCGGAGAGTAAAAAATATCAAACTTAGAGTGATAAACATAGTAGGTAATGCGACTAACAATCTGCGAATGAGGTAGTAAATCAAAATTAATCACTCCATTCTTATATTCATTGTCTATTCCCGACACACGATTAACGCTATAGCCTTTTTTTGAGTTAAAAAATCACTCTTGCAGATCTGTCATCTCATTAAGTGGATAAAAGTAATTCAATGTACCTTCTAATTCATAACCTAGCTGAACACCTTTCCGTCTTATAAGTACATTTTTTGATTCAACAAGAGGAACTACCACATACTCTTCCATAATTTGTTTTTGAATTTGCTCGTAAAGATCCTTCGCTTTTGTTTCATCCAATTCTCTTCCAGCTAGTTCAATTAATTTGTCTGATTTGTTATAATGTGAAAAATTAAGTTTTGCTGTCGATTTTCCAACCGTTGACGGACCATAATAGTGATCATCCATCGCAAAGGCTGCATGAGGTTTAGTAGCTCTGCCATAGAGAACAAGCCCATTTAAATTGTCTCTGATATTAGCTCCATACGTAGCTACGTCAACTTTTTGGAGTTCCATATTAATACCCACCTTCCTAAGCTCTTCCTGAATATATGTCATAAATTGAACATAGTTCGGCCTAGCACTTAAAAACTGTGGGGGAAGTGTCAAACCATCAGGAAACCCTGCTTCCGCTAATAATTTCTTTGATAGGTCAGGGTCATATTTAGGAACTCCGACATCCGAATACCCAAATAAGTCACTGCCTATAGGTCCTGTAGCTATTTGTCCTGATGAATAAGATCCGTAAACCTCTTGTACAAATGCATTCATATCTATAGCATGAGCAATAGCTTTTCTTATCAATAAGTTATCAAATGGCTCCATTGATGTATTAAGAAAAAGTCCCCAATAAACATTAGGTCCTACAATATCCAGTTCAAACTTGTTATTGTTTTCCATTTTTTGCAACCATAATTGATCAGTTTCTCCAACAGCCATTTGGAGTTCACCTTTCTCTAAAGCTACATCTATTGCATTTCGATCACTCATAACTAGATACTCAATCCTATCTAATTTAGGCTCCCCTCGAAAATAATCAGGGTTTTTTTCTAGGACAACTTTTTCATCTTGTTTAAATTCTTTAAGCATAAAGGGTCCTGTACCTATTGGTTTAGTCATTGAATCCTTGCCAGCTTCTTCTATTGCTTCTTTTTTGACAATAGCACCGGCAGAGCCATCCGCTAATATACGTTGTAAAAAAGCTGAATCTGGATGTTTTAATTTAAAAATAACTGTATAAGGATCGGGAGCCTGAATCTCTTCTATAACAGTTAGCTCTGAGTGAAATCGCGAGCCTACCTCAGGGTTAAGGAGTCTTTCAAAAGTCCACTTCACATCATCTGATGTAAGCTCCCCATAACCATGATGCCACTGTACCCCTTTATGAAGGTGAAAAGTCCATTCGGTCCCTTCCGAATTACTCTCCCATGAATCCGCTAGATCCCCCACAATTTCAGAAACTGATCCAGGCTTAAAACGAACTAATCCATTAAACATTGGTTGACTAATTGTAAGATCCGATGCAGTTGAATTGAAATGTGGATCCAGCCTAGTTGCACCGGCAGCTAGGGCAATTTTTAACACTTTTTCTTGCTCAACCTTCGTTTCGTTTGACTCTCCTGACTCTTGCTGCTCCACTTTCTGGTTCGATGTACAACCGACCATTATAAGGATAGAAACAAGCATTAAAAACATTCCCATCTGTTTCCATTTAAAAAATGTCAACATTGTAAATCCCCTTTTTAATCGTTTATTTCCTTTCATATATCAAAATATGAGGAATATTGTAAATATTTTAGTTTGTGAAGAAGACCGGATATTTCCGGCCTTATTCAACATTCATGCGAACGTTCTAGAAATGGATTCTTATTAAAAATTTTATCAATCCATATTAACGAAAACACTTTTGACTTCTGTATAGTTATCTAGTGCATAAGAGCCCATTTCTCGTCCACTTCCAGACTGTTTAAATCCACCAAATGGCGCTGCAGCATCTACGACATTGTAACAATTGACCCACACAGTTCCAGCCTGTAATTTACTTGCAACATAGTGTGCATTTCGCACATTTTCAGTCCAAACAGCAGCCGCAAGACCATATGACGTATTATTAGCTCGTGCAATCACTTCATCCAAATCATCAAATGGCATAGCTACAAGAACCGGACCAAAAATTTCTTCCCTAGCAATGGTCATTTCATCTTCTACCCCAGCGAATATGGTAGGTTCTACAAAGTACCCATTTTCAAATGGACTACTTCCTCCGGTTAAAATTTCAGCACCTTCTTCTTTACCTTTTTCAATATAATTCATAACACGATTTTGCTGAACATTGGAAATAAGCGGTCCCATTTGAGTGTTTGCATCAATACCTGGGCCCTGTTTAATGGCTTTCGATTGAGATACAAGATCGGCAACTACATTATCGAATGCTTTCTTCTGAACAAAAAGGCGGGATCCTGCTGTACAAACTTGTCCTTGGTTAAACATTATGCCCATAAGAGCGCCTGGTGTTGCTTTTGACAAATCTGCATCCGGCAAAATAATATTCGGTGACTTTCCACCAAGTTCCAAAGTTACTCGTTTAACTGTATCTGCTGCTTGACGCATTATTTGTTTTCCGACTTGTGTTGAGCCGGTAAATGCAATTTTATTTACTTTTTCGTGCTTTACTAAAGGTTCACCCGCTGTTTTACCAAAGCCAGGTATAATATTAACTACCCCATCTGGAAAGCCTGCTTCTTGAAATAATTCAGCTAAGTAGAGGGCAGTTAGGGGTGTTTGTTCAGCGGGCTTCAGGACTACTGTACAGCCTGTCGCAAGTGCAGCCCCAAGTTTCCATGCCGCCATCAAAATTGGAAAATTCCAAGGAATAATCTGTCCAACAACACCAACTGGCTCATGTCTTGTATAATTAAAAAAATTCCCGTTGACTGGAATGGTTTGTCCAATTATTTTTGTAGACCATCCGGCATAATAACGAAAGTGCTCAATCGCTGTTGGCACATCAAAAAATTTTGATTCATTAATTGGTTTTCCATTATCGAGTGTTTCAAGTTGTGCTAACTCTTCTAGATTTTCTTCCATTAAATCGGCAAATTTATAAATAAGTCGGCTTCTTTCTGAAGCACTTAGCTTTGCCCATGGACCGTTGTCAAATGCTTCCCTCGCTGCCTCAACTGCACGATTGACATCTTCTTTTTCAGCTTCATGTACAATTGCTAAGACTTCGCCAGTAGCTGGGTTTCTTGTTTCAAAAGTTTTTCCGCTTGCTGATTCAACCCATTGGCCGTTGATGAAAAGTTTTTTTGGGCCTTCTAAAAACTTAACTACCTTAGGCCTTAAATTCATTGTTTTTTCCATATTTACCCCTCCGATGATTTTAATTTTAAATAAGTTTTTATTGTATAAAAACTAAGTTGATAGCTAGAGAACCACCTCCCTTTCAATTCTAGATTAGTTTTTATTTTTCCGTCTTTTATACATTTTGTTCGTTAAACCACTTAATAGTTTCTTTGAGTCCTAATTCATTAATTTTTTGATACATCATTTTTATTCCTTCTGCTGTATGAATAATCGCATCTTGTTCAGGACCGAATAAAAGAGCATTGCGAAATCCTTGTTGTTCCAATATCCGGTTATGCGCCTTTTTCTTTAATTTAAGGACATCTAATGGTGTCTTAGCGATCCCACGTGCTATATTCAATGTTTCCTCTTCTAAACTATCACCATCAAAACACCTTGCAGCGAAGCCATATTCAGTCGCTTCTTTTCCACTTATACGGCTACCCGCAGTCAAATCAAGAAGCTTTGCTCGTTGAGGGCCTACGTGCCAACCCCAATAGATTCCTACAAAACCACCGCCTAATGGCAAAGAAGGAAAGCCAAATTGGGCATCTTTATCAGTAATGACAATGTCACAACAAGCTAATAATTGAGTGCCTCCTGCAAGTGCATACCCTTGAACCTGAGCGATAACCGGCTTCGGAAATTCCCAAAGCCTAAGCCAGCGTCTTGTATAGTCTTCTAGATTATCTCTATCCTCCGTAACTGTTACTTGTGTATGTTCCACTACGTCATAACCTACGCTAAAAGCTCTACCTTCACCTTTAATAATAAGGACACTAATTTCATTATCTGCTTCTATTTCATCTAAAGCTTTATCAAAATCATTTAAAAGTTCCACACTAAGTGCATTTAATTTCTGTGGCCTATTCAAAATTAAATAACCAATTTTACCTATTCTTTCAATCAAAATATTTTTTTCAGCCATTTTTGTATCTCCTTAATCTTTTTTATTTATTACAATTAAGTAGCTCTTTCTATTACAGCGTATGTCGCTCTTCCTGTTGCCAAAAGCTTGCCTTCTTCATTTCTTATATCACCTGTACCAACAATCAGGGTTCTTCCTTTGTTTACCAATTTTCCTTCTGCCAATATTTTTCCCTTCGTTGCTGGCCTAAAATAGTTAATATTCATCTCAGCTGTAACAGATATTTTATTAGGCTCCAAAACTGATCTCACTGCAGTTCCAATAACTGAATCTATTAAAACAGAGAGAACACCTCCATGCACAACGTGCCCAGATTGTAATAAATCGTCAGTTACTGGTAAAGATAGCAGCGCAGTTCCATCGCCTATATCCTCAATTTGTACTCCAATTAATTTTCTAAACCTATTGTTTTCCATAAGCTGCTCTTCGGTTTCTATCAATTTGTTTTTCATTAAGATTCCACCCTTAAAATTTCTTAATATCTCATATCAACTGAGAAATTATACTGCCTCTCCCTTCCCTAAGAAACTTAAATAGATACTCGTTTTTGGCAAATATTAAATGCAAAATTTATGCCAAATTTAATAATTTTTGATTTTTATAAATATTCCCTTTAAAAGCCGACTTTACAGCCGACTTTACAGCCGACTTTTTTCATTTAATCGCTGATTTAATTTAATTTTTGTCTCATAAATAAAACGATGTTTTATAAATGAGACGCGTCAAAAAAATCATTAATAGTTGTCTATAAACTTATTAACCTTCAAACCACCGCTTTGGATTTTGGACCATCATCACATGAATATGTTCTTCTTTTACTCCTCTGCTTAACAATTCTGGAATAACTTCATCCAAAAGGAATGTCATTGACCATTTTGGGAGCAAT
This is a stretch of genomic DNA from Pueribacillus theae. It encodes these proteins:
- a CDS encoding aldehyde dehydrogenase family protein; the encoded protein is MEKTMNLRPKVVKFLEGPKKLFINGQWVESASGKTFETRNPATGEVLAIVHEAEKEDVNRAVEAAREAFDNGPWAKLSASERSRLIYKFADLMEENLEELAQLETLDNGKPINESKFFDVPTAIEHFRYYAGWSTKIIGQTIPVNGNFFNYTRHEPVGVVGQIIPWNFPILMAAWKLGAALATGCTVVLKPAEQTPLTALYLAELFQEAGFPDGVVNIIPGFGKTAGEPLVKHEKVNKIAFTGSTQVGKQIMRQAADTVKRVTLELGGKSPNIILPDADLSKATPGALMGIMFNQGQVCTAGSRLFVQKKAFDNVVADLVSQSKAIKQGPGIDANTQMGPLISNVQQNRVMNYIEKGKEEGAEILTGGSSPFENGYFVEPTIFAGVEDEMTIAREEIFGPVLVAMPFDDLDEVIARANNTSYGLAAAVWTENVRNAHYVASKLQAGTVWVNCYNVVDAAAPFGGFKQSGSGREMGSYALDNYTEVKSVFVNMD
- a CDS encoding ABC transporter substrate-binding protein, with the translated sequence MLTFFKWKQMGMFLMLVSILIMVGCTSNQKVEQQESGESNETKVEQEKVLKIALAAGATRLDPHFNSTASDLTISQPMFNGLVRFKPGSVSEIVGDLADSWESNSEGTEWTFHLHKGVQWHHGYGELTSDDVKWTFERLLNPEVGSRFHSELTVIEEIQAPDPYTVIFKLKHPDSAFLQRILADGSAGAIVKKEAIEEAGKDSMTKPIGTGPFMLKEFKQDEKVVLEKNPDYFRGEPKLDRIEYLVMSDRNAIDVALEKGELQMAVGETDQLWLQKMENNNKFELDIVGPNVYWGLFLNTSMEPFDNLLIRKAIAHAIDMNAFVQEVYGSYSSGQIATGPIGSDLFGYSDVGVPKYDPDLSKKLLAEAGFPDGLTLPPQFLSARPNYVQFMTYIQEELRKVGINMELQKVDVATYGANIRDNLNGLVLYGRATKPHAAFAMDDHYYGPSTVGKSTAKLNFSHYNKSDKLIELAGRELDETKAKDLYEQIQKQIMEEYVVVPLVESKNVLIRRKGVQLGYELEGTLNYFYPLNEMTDLQE
- a CDS encoding PaaI family thioesterase, translated to MKNKLIETEEQLMENNRFRKLIGVQIEDIGDGTALLSLPVTDDLLQSGHVVHGGVLSVLIDSVIGTAVRSVLEPNKISVTAEMNINYFRPATKGKILAEGKLVNKGRTLIVGTGDIRNEEGKLLATGRATYAVIERAT
- a CDS encoding enoyl-CoA hydratase/isomerase family protein — encoded protein: MAEKNILIERIGKIGYLILNRPQKLNALSVELLNDFDKALDEIEADNEISVLIIKGEGRAFSVGYDVVEHTQVTVTEDRDNLEDYTRRWLRLWEFPKPVIAQVQGYALAGGTQLLACCDIVITDKDAQFGFPSLPLGGGFVGIYWGWHVGPQRAKLLDLTAGSRISGKEATEYGFAARCFDGDSLEEETLNIARGIAKTPLDVLKLKKKAHNRILEQQGFRNALLFGPEQDAIIHTAEGIKMMYQKINELGLKETIKWFNEQNV
- a CDS encoding ABC transporter permease — translated: MTQPLSKEPKSTQNSLQVNKTENLQRKGKSAEWMAFKKNKLGMVSFFILIGILFIAILAPVIVPYDPLAQEVTARAKEPSLSHWLGTDPFGRDILSRIMLGSQTSLFVGFLSVFLSGIVGGFIGMVAAYKGGWLDDVLMRILESIMMLPLLLFGLMVLVALGPSMTTLIVVISIGLIPSVARMARGVTLEVKEKEYIKAVVSIGGRDLRILLSHIFPNILGPVLVITTLNMSTAIRIEASLSFLGVGVQPPTPTWGNMIQEGFQYITSTPGLVIYPGLALLIVSIAFNVMGDAIRDAFDPHIKKQRN
- a CDS encoding ABC transporter permease, which encodes MIYYLIRRLLVALPTMFITLSLIFFTLRVLPGDPALAILGDNATEEALNNLREQMGLNAPIWQQYLVFWGDILRGDFGLSIASGTPVINLIASNFSPTIILTLTSIFIGSLIGIPSGILSALRPNSFIDTVVRIVSITWVSIPAFLLGIILILIFSLKIDLLPSMGAGEGFLGTMYHLILPSFTLGLINSAVIMRIARASMLEEVNQDYIRTARAKGIPTGIVIFKHALRNSLIPVITVIGLDITALISGAVITETIFSRPGLGSLAVGAITTRDFPILQGCLILFAALVIIVNLIIDITYSIVNPKIRPS
- a CDS encoding ABC transporter ATP-binding protein, with the protein product MSVILEIKNLRVGRNVQHQFSAVLDDVSFSINQGEFVAIVGESGCGKSMTALSIMGLLPKTMQVGSGSIYYHGRDLTKLSSREYNQLRGKELSMIFQEPMTSLNPSFTIGNQIYEVFKYHTDFSIKEIRQKSIEILEQVKIPDAKEKLNMYPHELSGGMRQRVMIAMALACNPKILIADEPTTALDVTIQAQILNLLIELQQNLNMTVIMITHDLGVVAETCHRAIVMYAGQVIEEAKIDDLFERPIHPYTEALMKSIPKLGEPKLKLHTIEGSVPDINNMPIGCRFHPRCNLATSICLEEVPKLEIKENKRRSRCWNRA